A genomic region of Sporichthya brevicatena contains the following coding sequences:
- a CDS encoding plasmid stabilization protein has protein sequence MPAGSSPKRERQYEHIKAGLKKRGKSTDVAEEIAARTVNKERARSGESKQSSRSSTKDMSSSRRGGLRSHSGSGGRTKEQLYNEAKHKNIKGRSKMNKAQLERAVGR, from the coding sequence ATGCCCGCGGGTTCGAGCCCGAAGCGTGAGCGGCAGTACGAGCACATCAAGGCCGGTCTGAAGAAGCGCGGCAAGTCGACCGACGTGGCCGAGGAGATCGCGGCGCGGACGGTCAACAAGGAGCGCGCCCGTTCCGGCGAGTCGAAACAGTCGAGCCGCAGCTCGACCAAGGACATGTCGTCGAGCCGCCGCGGCGGCCTCCGGTCGCACAGCGGCTCGGGCGGCCGGACCAAGGAGCAGCTCTACAACGAGGCCAAGCACAAGAACATCAAGGGCCGCTCGAAGATGAACAAGGCCCAGCTCGAGCGCGCGGTCGGTCGCTGA
- a CDS encoding DUF3140 domain-containing protein, whose translation MADTDTQQVRREFQDAVNMTRRELEKWLQTDESRSVGQAGESTKSGTGGGESTGHRSGRRIVDILEKKVDDLTDADYEHMNKVVGYVHRHGKQRPSGDITASRWRYSLMNWGHDPCK comes from the coding sequence ATGGCCGACACCGACACCCAGCAGGTCCGCCGGGAGTTCCAGGACGCGGTGAACATGACCCGCCGCGAGCTGGAGAAGTGGCTGCAGACCGACGAGTCGCGGTCGGTGGGCCAGGCGGGGGAGAGCACGAAGTCCGGGACGGGCGGCGGGGAGTCGACCGGGCACCGGTCCGGCCGGCGGATCGTCGACATCCTGGAGAAGAAGGTCGACGACCTGACCGATGCCGACTACGAGCACATGAACAAGGTCGTGGGCTACGTCCATCGGCACGGGAAGCAGCGGCCGTCCGGTGACATCACCGCCTCGCGGTGGCGGTACTCGCTGATGAACTGGGGCCACGACCCCTGCAAGTGA
- a CDS encoding CBS domain-containing protein: protein MTKAREIMTPNAECIRADQTVAEAARKMAELDVGALPICGEDDRLKGMITDRDITVKVIAQGKDPNSVKAGDLQQGEAVTIGADDGIEELMKTMGQHQVRRLPVIDGHKLVGIVAQADVARAMPDQPVGDLLDALSAP from the coding sequence ATGACCAAGGCACGCGAGATCATGACGCCGAATGCCGAGTGCATCCGCGCGGACCAGACCGTCGCCGAGGCGGCCCGCAAGATGGCTGAACTCGACGTCGGCGCCCTGCCCATCTGCGGCGAGGACGACCGTCTCAAGGGCATGATCACCGACCGGGACATCACCGTGAAGGTGATCGCCCAGGGCAAGGACCCGAACAGCGTCAAGGCCGGTGACCTCCAGCAGGGCGAGGCCGTGACGATTGGTGCCGACGACGGCATCGAGGAACTCATGAAGACGATGGGCCAGCACCAGGTACGGCGGCTGCCGGTCATCGACGGACACAAGCTCGTCGGCATCGTCGCGCAGGCCGACGTCGCCCGCGCGATGCCCGACCAGCCGGTCGGAGACCTGCTCGACGCCCTGTCCGCGCCCTAG
- a CDS encoding DUF72 domain-containing protein, protein MPVLVGTSGWQYKDWRGVLYPPRCPTPRWLAEYSRQFGTVENNNAFYRLPETETFARWREATPPGFVMAVKASRFLTHIKRLKEPEEPVARMMDRLTGLGDRLGPVLLQLPPNLKADLDKLDACLRLFPTEVRVAVEPRHETWWTPELRDLLTERKACLVWADRNSKPINPLWRTTGWGYVRLHEGRAKPWPNYGRHSLHSWADRVRETYTVDEDVYVYFNNDPGGAAVRNARTFARLVPTADVPTGSP, encoded by the coding sequence ATGCCCGTTCTCGTCGGCACCTCGGGCTGGCAGTACAAGGACTGGCGCGGCGTGCTCTACCCGCCGCGCTGCCCGACGCCGCGCTGGCTCGCGGAGTACTCCCGCCAGTTCGGCACGGTGGAGAACAACAACGCGTTCTACCGCCTGCCCGAGACCGAGACGTTCGCCCGGTGGCGTGAAGCGACGCCACCGGGCTTCGTCATGGCCGTGAAGGCTTCGCGGTTCCTCACCCACATCAAGCGGCTGAAGGAGCCGGAGGAACCGGTCGCGCGGATGATGGACCGCCTCACTGGCCTCGGCGACCGCCTCGGCCCGGTCCTGCTCCAGCTGCCGCCGAACCTCAAGGCCGACCTCGACAAGCTCGACGCCTGCCTGCGCCTGTTCCCCACCGAGGTCCGGGTCGCGGTCGAGCCACGGCACGAGACGTGGTGGACTCCCGAACTGCGCGATCTCCTGACGGAGCGTAAGGCGTGCCTGGTGTGGGCCGACCGGAACTCGAAGCCGATCAACCCGCTGTGGCGCACCACGGGCTGGGGCTACGTCCGCCTCCACGAGGGCCGAGCCAAGCCCTGGCCGAACTACGGCCGGCACTCGCTGCACTCCTGGGCCGACCGCGTCCGCGAGACCTACACCGTGGACGAGGACGTCTACGTGTACTTCAACAACGACCCGGGCGGCGCCGCCGTCCGCAACGCCCGCACCTTCGCCCGGCTCGTACCGACGGCCGACGTACCGACAGGATCGCCATGA
- a CDS encoding FAD-dependent oxidoreductase yields the protein MTTVSATGSPWLADTTRTAPPASGALTCDVLVIGAGITGVTTALLLARAGLDVVICEAATAVSGTSGLNTAKVSALQGTIYTTLTRRHGADTAAAYAAANLAGVATVAELAEQFAPDAGLSRRTAATVAGSVDDVSSIEQELKAARAAGLRVTRADSVDAPLPCYGAVVLEDQLTLHPVRYVRGLLRAAQDAGARLFEDSRVTGLRGGDPYRARTEHAEITARHVVVAAHYPMFDRGLYFARMEAKRSYCVAGPLAGEAGQTLAITAGSPTRSWALLDGIAVLGGEGHAAGDRGVGPDRFEALEDDLRAWTDVREVPYRWSAQDPVAADHLPMIGPYVPGSNSLWVATAYGKWGLSNGTVAAGILTDLVMGRQSPYGETFRPTRFNVKSVHSLARLQAKVGADIVGDRLRPGEASSPDAVEPGTAAVVRSGHKQVGVYRDEAGAAHCVSLRCTHLGCLVRFNAAETSWDCPCHGSRFDVDGNVLEGPAVHPLAPESL from the coding sequence ATGACCACCGTCTCCGCCACCGGCTCCCCGTGGCTCGCCGACACCACCCGGACCGCGCCCCCGGCCTCCGGCGCGCTCACGTGCGACGTGCTCGTGATCGGCGCCGGGATCACCGGCGTCACCACCGCGCTGCTGCTCGCCCGCGCCGGGCTCGACGTCGTGATCTGCGAGGCGGCGACCGCGGTCAGCGGCACCTCGGGGCTGAACACCGCGAAGGTCTCCGCACTGCAGGGCACGATCTACACGACCCTGACGCGCCGTCACGGGGCCGACACCGCCGCTGCGTACGCGGCCGCGAACCTCGCCGGCGTGGCGACCGTGGCCGAGCTCGCCGAGCAGTTCGCCCCCGACGCCGGGCTGTCCCGCCGGACCGCCGCGACCGTGGCCGGCTCCGTCGACGACGTCTCCTCGATCGAGCAGGAGCTCAAGGCTGCCCGGGCCGCGGGGCTGCGCGTCACCCGCGCGGACTCGGTGGACGCTCCCCTGCCCTGCTACGGCGCCGTGGTGCTCGAGGACCAGCTGACGCTGCACCCGGTCCGCTACGTCCGCGGTCTGCTGCGCGCGGCCCAGGACGCCGGGGCGCGCCTGTTCGAGGACAGCCGCGTCACCGGCCTGCGCGGCGGCGACCCGTACCGGGCGCGCACCGAGCACGCCGAGATCACCGCGCGCCACGTCGTGGTCGCCGCGCACTACCCGATGTTCGACCGCGGCCTGTACTTCGCGCGGATGGAGGCCAAGCGCTCCTACTGCGTCGCCGGTCCGCTCGCCGGGGAAGCCGGGCAGACCCTCGCCATCACCGCCGGGTCGCCGACCCGGTCCTGGGCGCTGCTCGACGGGATCGCCGTCCTCGGCGGCGAGGGCCACGCGGCCGGTGACCGCGGGGTCGGGCCCGACCGCTTCGAGGCCCTCGAGGACGACCTCCGGGCCTGGACCGACGTCCGCGAGGTCCCGTACCGCTGGTCAGCCCAGGACCCGGTCGCCGCCGACCACCTCCCGATGATCGGGCCGTACGTCCCCGGCTCGAACTCGCTCTGGGTCGCGACCGCGTACGGCAAGTGGGGGCTGAGCAACGGCACCGTCGCGGCCGGCATCCTCACCGATCTGGTGATGGGGCGTCAGAGTCCTTATGGAGAAACGTTCCGGCCGACCCGCTTCAACGTGAAGTCGGTCCACAGCCTGGCCCGACTGCAGGCGAAGGTCGGCGCGGACATCGTCGGCGACCGGCTCCGCCCGGGTGAGGCCTCCTCCCCCGACGCCGTCGAGCCCGGCACCGCCGCCGTCGTCCGCTCCGGCCACAAGCAGGTCGGGGTCTACCGCGACGAGGCCGGCGCCGCCCACTGCGTCTCGCTGCGGTGCACCCACCTCGGGTGCCTGGTCCGCTTCAACGCCGCCGAGACCAGCTGGGACTGCCCGTGCCACGGCTCCCGCTTCGACGTCGACGGCAACGTCCTCGAGGGCCCCGCCGTCCACCCGCTCGCCCCGGAATCCCTCTAG
- a CDS encoding zinc-dependent alcohol dehydrogenase: MRALTWQGKRHVRVEDVPDPRIEAPTDAIIQITSTAICGSDLHLYEVLGPFLEPGDVLGHEPMGIVQEVGPEVTQIKPGDRVVVPFNISCGTCWMCSKALYAQCETTQNTATGKGASLFGYTSLYGSVPGGQAQYLRVPQAHFGPIVVPEGVPDERYLYLSDVVPTAWQAVAYADVPKDGTLAVLGLGPIGLMCTRIAKHLGVERVIGVDLVDDRLARAKADGIEVVDSREVDDVSVALIEMTAGRGPDAVIDGVGMEAAHSPLEKAAHTMVGMLPDKLAEPMMDKMGIDRLAALHTAVKSVRRGGTVSLSGVYGGETDPMPLMEMFDRGIQLRMGQCHVKRWIDDILPVVEADGDPLGLEDFATHRVPLEDAPAAYEMFQKKTDNCFKVVLKP, encoded by the coding sequence ATGAGAGCACTCACCTGGCAAGGTAAACGTCACGTACGCGTCGAAGACGTGCCCGATCCGCGGATCGAGGCCCCCACGGACGCGATCATCCAGATCACCTCCACGGCGATCTGTGGCTCCGACCTCCACCTGTACGAGGTGCTCGGCCCGTTTCTGGAGCCCGGCGACGTCCTCGGCCACGAGCCCATGGGCATCGTGCAGGAGGTCGGCCCCGAGGTGACCCAGATCAAACCGGGCGACCGCGTCGTCGTCCCGTTCAACATCTCCTGCGGCACGTGCTGGATGTGCAGCAAGGCGCTCTACGCCCAGTGCGAGACGACGCAGAACACCGCGACCGGCAAGGGCGCCTCGCTCTTCGGCTACACCTCGCTCTACGGCTCCGTGCCCGGCGGGCAGGCGCAGTACCTACGGGTGCCCCAGGCGCACTTCGGCCCGATCGTCGTCCCCGAGGGCGTCCCGGACGAGCGGTACCTCTACCTCTCCGACGTCGTCCCGACGGCGTGGCAGGCGGTCGCGTACGCGGACGTCCCCAAGGACGGGACGCTCGCTGTTCTCGGCCTCGGCCCGATCGGCCTGATGTGCACCCGGATCGCCAAGCACCTCGGGGTGGAGCGGGTCATCGGCGTCGACCTCGTCGACGACCGGCTCGCACGGGCGAAGGCCGACGGCATCGAGGTCGTCGACTCGCGGGAGGTCGACGACGTCTCCGTCGCGCTGATCGAGATGACCGCCGGGCGCGGCCCGGACGCGGTGATCGACGGCGTCGGCATGGAGGCCGCGCACTCGCCGCTGGAGAAGGCCGCGCACACGATGGTCGGCATGCTGCCGGACAAGCTCGCCGAGCCGATGATGGACAAGATGGGCATCGACCGCCTCGCCGCGCTGCACACCGCGGTCAAGTCCGTCCGGCGCGGCGGCACCGTCTCGCTCTCCGGCGTCTACGGCGGCGAGACCGACCCGATGCCGCTGATGGAGATGTTCGACCGGGGCATCCAGCTCCGGATGGGCCAGTGCCACGTCAAGCGCTGGATCGACGACATCCTCCCCGTCGTCGAGGCCGACGGCGACCCGCTCGGGCTGGAGGACTTCGCCACCCACCGCGTCCCGCTCGAGGACGCCCCCGCCGCGTACGAGATGTTCCAGAAGAAGACCGACAACTGTTTCAAGGTCGTCCTCAAGCCCTGA
- a CDS encoding SigB/SigF/SigG family RNA polymerase sigma factor, with translation MNATPTMTSAPAATLTRAAVNADSTDDDLFRALRAATEDAERERIQEFIAVRYAGLVKWLASRYAGRAVETDELEAVGFVGLALAISRFDPDHGSDFAAYAKPTIQGEIRRYFRDKRRWIRLPRRLQETKAVLRDATESLAHELGRAPTVNELAEKLAVSPDLVLEAMTAEDHFSVTSLESPVSGSDEDGQTVADTVAFTDGRFELFEDMEALRPLIEQLSERDKRILHLRFYEEKTQSQIGEELGISQMHVSRLLARTLAQLRQGMLADA, from the coding sequence ATGAACGCGACCCCCACGATGACCTCCGCCCCGGCGGCCACCCTGACCCGCGCCGCCGTGAACGCCGACAGCACTGACGACGACCTTTTCCGCGCTCTCCGCGCCGCCACCGAGGACGCCGAGCGCGAGCGCATCCAGGAGTTCATCGCCGTCCGGTACGCCGGGCTGGTCAAGTGGCTCGCCAGCCGGTACGCCGGCCGCGCCGTCGAGACCGACGAGCTCGAGGCCGTCGGGTTCGTCGGCCTCGCGCTGGCGATCAGCCGCTTCGACCCGGACCACGGCTCCGACTTCGCGGCGTACGCAAAGCCGACCATCCAGGGCGAGATTCGCCGCTACTTCCGCGACAAGCGTCGCTGGATCCGGCTCCCCCGCCGCCTGCAGGAGACCAAGGCGGTTCTGCGGGACGCCACGGAGTCGCTCGCGCACGAGCTCGGCCGCGCCCCCACGGTCAACGAGCTCGCCGAGAAGCTGGCCGTCAGCCCGGACCTGGTCCTGGAGGCCATGACCGCGGAGGACCACTTCTCGGTCACCTCGCTGGAGTCCCCGGTCAGCGGCAGCGACGAGGACGGCCAGACCGTCGCCGACACCGTCGCCTTCACCGACGGCCGTTTCGAGCTCTTCGAGGACATGGAGGCCCTGCGCCCCCTGATCGAGCAGCTGAGCGAGCGCGACAAGCGCATCCTGCACCTGCGCTTCTACGAGGAGAAGACGCAGTCGCAGATCGGTGAGGAGCTCGGCATCTCCCAGATGCACGTCTCGCGGCTGCTGGCCCGCACCCTGGCGCAGCTGCGTCAGGGGATGCTGGCCGACGCCTGA
- a CDS encoding DNA topoisomerase IB, translating into MKLRRSDPAAPGIRRIRCGKGFRYRHDDGSAVSAEDRARAQALVIPPAWTDVWICPDPRGHLQATGRDAAGRLQYRYHDEWRTVRDAAKHDRMFEFAKVLPQIRATVAEHLDQRGFPRERVLAGAVRLLDLGFFRSGSDAYTVEHGTFGLATVRREHVTCRRGVVEFDYPAKHGIQREQAVADEAICRLITGLRRRKDDNPELLAWRDSTGWHDVKAAHINAYLREISGGSFTAKDFRTWHATVLAAVGLAVSAEVTSPTARKRAVARTVREVSEYLGNTPAVARRSYIDARVIDCYDDGRTVTGALDDLGEGVEPGSLATAGPVEEAVTKLLRSA; encoded by the coding sequence GTGAAACTGCGCCGCAGCGATCCTGCGGCGCCCGGAATCCGACGGATCCGGTGCGGCAAAGGTTTCCGCTACCGCCACGACGACGGCTCAGCCGTCAGCGCCGAGGACCGGGCCCGCGCCCAGGCCCTAGTGATCCCGCCGGCCTGGACGGACGTCTGGATCTGCCCCGACCCCCGTGGCCACCTGCAGGCCACCGGCCGTGACGCCGCCGGGCGCCTGCAGTACCGCTACCACGACGAGTGGCGGACGGTCCGGGACGCGGCGAAGCACGACCGGATGTTCGAGTTCGCGAAGGTCCTGCCGCAGATCCGGGCGACGGTGGCCGAGCACCTCGACCAGCGGGGCTTCCCGCGCGAGCGGGTGCTCGCCGGGGCGGTCCGGCTCCTGGACCTGGGCTTCTTCCGCTCCGGCAGCGACGCCTACACCGTCGAGCACGGGACGTTCGGGCTGGCCACCGTCCGCCGGGAGCACGTCACGTGCCGGCGCGGCGTCGTCGAGTTCGACTACCCGGCCAAGCACGGGATCCAGCGCGAGCAGGCGGTCGCCGACGAGGCGATCTGCCGCCTGATCACCGGGCTGCGCCGCCGCAAGGACGACAACCCCGAACTGCTCGCCTGGCGGGACAGCACGGGCTGGCACGACGTCAAGGCCGCGCACATCAACGCCTACCTGCGGGAGATCTCCGGCGGATCCTTCACCGCCAAGGACTTCCGCACCTGGCACGCCACCGTGCTCGCGGCCGTCGGGCTGGCGGTCTCGGCGGAGGTCACGTCCCCGACCGCCCGCAAGCGCGCCGTGGCCCGGACCGTCCGCGAGGTCTCCGAGTACCTCGGGAACACCCCCGCCGTCGCCCGCCGGTCGTACATCGACGCCCGCGTCATCGACTGCTACGACGACGGCCGGACCGTCACCGGAGCCCTCGACGACCTCGGCGAGGGCGTCGAACCCGGCTCGCTCGCCACCGCCGGCCCCGTCGAGGAGGCCGTTACCAAGCTCCTGCGCTCGGCCTGA
- a CDS encoding HemK2/MTQ2 family protein methyltransferase, protein MLLRLPGVYAPQEDTLLLLNTVLAEPLPPNARVCELGTGSGHIALELAAAGAGEVVAVDIARRAILGTRINAMLRRLPVQARRGDLLSGVAGLFDLIVANPPYVPTCDGPPPAHSRARAWDAGRDGRALLDRICRDAPGRLAPGGSVWLVHSALCDPGRTVALLSEQGLTAEVVKKDEIPFGPVMRSREAWLRAEGLIGPGENTETLVVVRGTRA, encoded by the coding sequence CTGCTGCTGAGACTTCCGGGTGTGTACGCCCCGCAGGAAGACACCCTCCTGCTCCTCAACACCGTCCTCGCCGAGCCGCTGCCGCCCAACGCTCGCGTGTGCGAGCTCGGGACCGGCAGTGGCCACATCGCCCTCGAACTGGCCGCCGCCGGCGCCGGTGAGGTCGTGGCCGTCGACATCGCGCGCCGCGCGATCCTCGGCACCCGCATCAACGCCATGCTCCGCCGCCTCCCCGTCCAGGCGCGGCGCGGCGACCTGCTCTCCGGCGTCGCGGGCCTGTTCGACCTGATCGTCGCCAACCCGCCCTACGTGCCGACCTGCGACGGCCCGCCGCCCGCCCACAGCCGGGCGCGCGCCTGGGACGCCGGCCGCGACGGCCGCGCCCTCCTCGACCGGATCTGCCGCGACGCCCCGGGCCGGCTCGCGCCGGGCGGGTCCGTGTGGCTGGTCCACTCCGCCCTGTGCGACCCGGGCCGCACCGTCGCGCTCCTGAGCGAGCAGGGCCTGACCGCCGAGGTCGTCAAGAAGGACGAGATCCCCTTCGGCCCCGTCATGCGCTCCCGCGAGGCCTGGCTGCGTGCCGAGGGCCTGATCGGCCCCGGCGAGAACACCGAGACCCTGGTGGTCGTCCGTGGCACTCGCGCCTGA
- a CDS encoding CDGSH iron-sulfur domain-containing protein gives MALAPETVPDAGPGDESFPRRAAEVRRVTCNRGGPVLVDGPIEVCVGDGPPERIDRFRVAICACGQSGRYPLCDGTHRRL, from the coding sequence GTGGCACTCGCGCCTGAGACCGTCCCCGACGCCGGGCCCGGCGACGAGTCCTTCCCCCGCCGGGCCGCCGAGGTCCGCCGGGTCACCTGCAACCGCGGTGGGCCGGTTCTCGTCGACGGGCCCATCGAGGTCTGCGTCGGTGACGGCCCGCCCGAGCGGATCGACCGCTTCCGCGTCGCGATCTGCGCCTGCGGCCAGAGCGGCCGCTACCCCCTCTGCGACGGCACCCACCGCCGCCTCTGA
- a CDS encoding iron-containing redox enzyme family protein — MTVTELPACPEAVGPPLPAARGSISAHMLDLICGRATGNRHAGAVGDADPFGDDLQLALYMAYELHYRGFAGVDDDREWDADVLALRTALERRFAGALREQISPSADVDAAIADLLAVDGEGGVSDFLARNGTRAQVREMLVHRSMYHLKEADPQAFVLPRLSGATKAGVAAVEFDEYGGGRAARMHAELFASLMRAFDLDARYGVYIDVVPGPMLAVVNFMSLCGLHRARRGALLGQLAAVEITSPPGSMRMVAAIRRAGGCEIAEEFYAEHVVADSVHEQVMRADVIGTLLEHEPHLAEDVVFGICAAGYLDTRLDEHLLSSWTAGRSSLLGPI; from the coding sequence ATGACGGTTACTGAGCTGCCCGCCTGCCCGGAGGCCGTCGGCCCGCCGCTGCCCGCCGCCCGAGGGTCGATCTCGGCCCACATGCTCGACCTGATCTGCGGTCGCGCGACCGGGAACCGGCACGCCGGCGCCGTCGGGGACGCCGATCCCTTCGGCGACGACCTGCAGCTCGCGCTCTACATGGCGTACGAGCTGCACTACCGGGGCTTCGCCGGCGTCGACGACGACCGCGAGTGGGACGCCGACGTCCTCGCGCTGCGCACCGCGCTGGAGCGTCGCTTCGCCGGGGCGCTGCGGGAGCAGATTTCCCCGAGCGCCGACGTCGACGCCGCGATCGCCGACCTGCTTGCCGTCGACGGCGAGGGCGGGGTCTCGGACTTCCTCGCCCGCAACGGCACCCGCGCCCAGGTGCGGGAGATGCTCGTCCACCGCTCGATGTACCACCTCAAGGAGGCGGACCCCCAGGCGTTCGTGCTGCCCCGGCTCTCCGGGGCGACGAAGGCGGGCGTCGCCGCCGTCGAGTTCGACGAGTACGGCGGCGGCCGCGCTGCCCGCATGCACGCGGAGCTGTTCGCGTCCCTGATGCGGGCCTTCGACCTCGACGCCCGGTACGGGGTCTACATCGACGTCGTGCCGGGGCCGATGCTCGCCGTCGTCAACTTCATGTCGCTGTGCGGGCTGCACCGCGCCCGCCGCGGCGCGCTGCTGGGTCAGCTCGCCGCCGTCGAGATCACCTCCCCGCCCGGGTCGATGCGCATGGTCGCCGCGATCCGTCGCGCCGGAGGCTGCGAGATCGCCGAGGAGTTCTACGCCGAGCACGTCGTCGCCGACTCCGTCCACGAGCAGGTCATGCGCGCGGACGTGATCGGCACCCTGCTGGAGCACGAGCCCCACCTCGCCGAGGACGTCGTCTTCGGCATCTGCGCCGCCGGGTACCTCGACACCCGCCTCGACGAGCACCTGCTGAGCTCCTGGACCGCCGGCCGCTCCAGCCTCCTCGGCCCGATCTGA
- a CDS encoding NAD(P)/FAD-dependent oxidoreductase, with protein sequence MNSSVDAVVVGAGPNGLVAANLLADAGWDVLVLEAEDEPGGAVRSGEYVAPGFVNDRFSSFYPLGAASPALAALDLPAHGLRWTHAPTALAHPLPDGRTVVLNRDVDVTADSLGAFDRGDAAAWRALVDQWNELGPTLMDALLTPFPPVRAGAKLARQLKVHGALSFARFGLLSVRAYGRERFAGEGGPLLIAGNAMHTDLGPEEAGSAIFGWLLAMLGQDVGFPVPVGGAGELTAAMVRRLTSRGGRVRCGTRVEQVLVRDGRAVGVRADGETFTARTVLADVTAPDLYLHLLGPDQVPARLRDDLRRFSWDDATIKIDWALSGPIPWKNPEVVGAGTVHVGGDFDSLSEFAHELAMGRVPRDPFLLLGQMTTADPTRSPAGTESAWAYTHVPARPGGIDGWRDPDLQKRVLAAVDRRMEEYAPGFTDLVINRHVSFPPDLEAENANLVEGAISAGTSGLHQQLVLRPLPGLGRPETHIRGLYLASASAHPGGGVHGAPGANAAHAALRAGTSGRLATAVIRALASGRG encoded by the coding sequence ATGAACTCCTCCGTGGATGCCGTGGTCGTCGGGGCCGGCCCGAACGGTCTGGTCGCGGCCAACCTGCTCGCCGACGCGGGCTGGGACGTCCTGGTCCTGGAGGCCGAGGACGAACCCGGCGGCGCCGTCCGCAGCGGCGAGTACGTGGCCCCGGGATTCGTGAACGACCGGTTCAGCTCGTTCTACCCGCTCGGCGCGGCCTCCCCCGCCCTCGCGGCGCTCGACCTGCCCGCCCACGGCCTGCGCTGGACCCACGCCCCGACCGCGCTCGCCCACCCCCTGCCGGACGGCCGGACGGTCGTCCTCAACCGGGACGTCGACGTCACCGCCGACTCCCTCGGTGCCTTCGACCGCGGCGACGCCGCGGCCTGGCGGGCGCTCGTCGACCAGTGGAACGAACTCGGCCCGACGTTGATGGACGCGTTGCTCACGCCGTTCCCGCCGGTCCGCGCCGGGGCGAAACTGGCGCGGCAGCTCAAGGTCCACGGCGCGCTGAGCTTTGCCCGCTTCGGTCTGCTCTCGGTCCGCGCCTACGGACGCGAGCGCTTCGCCGGCGAGGGCGGGCCGCTCCTGATCGCCGGCAACGCCATGCACACCGACCTCGGCCCCGAGGAGGCCGGTAGCGCGATCTTCGGCTGGCTGCTCGCGATGCTCGGCCAGGACGTCGGCTTCCCCGTCCCCGTCGGCGGTGCCGGCGAGCTCACGGCGGCGATGGTCCGCCGCCTGACTTCCCGCGGCGGACGCGTGCGCTGCGGCACCCGCGTCGAGCAGGTCCTGGTGCGGGACGGCCGTGCGGTCGGCGTCCGCGCCGACGGCGAGACGTTCACGGCCCGCACCGTCCTCGCCGACGTCACCGCACCCGATCTGTACCTGCACCTGCTCGGACCCGACCAGGTCCCGGCCCGGCTGCGCGACGACCTGCGCCGGTTCTCCTGGGACGACGCGACGATCAAGATCGACTGGGCGCTGTCCGGTCCGATCCCCTGGAAGAACCCCGAGGTCGTCGGGGCGGGCACCGTACACGTCGGCGGGGACTTCGACTCCCTCTCGGAGTTCGCCCACGAGCTCGCGATGGGCCGCGTCCCGCGGGACCCGTTCCTGTTGCTGGGTCAGATGACGACGGCCGACCCGACGCGCTCCCCCGCCGGCACCGAGTCCGCGTGGGCGTACACGCACGTCCCCGCCCGGCCGGGCGGCATCGACGGCTGGCGCGACCCCGACCTGCAGAAGCGTGTGCTGGCGGCCGTCGATCGACGCATGGAGGAGTACGCCCCGGGGTTCACCGATCTCGTGATCAACCGTCACGTCAGCTTCCCGCCCGACCTGGAGGCGGAGAACGCGAACCTCGTCGAGGGCGCGATCAGCGCCGGGACCAGCGGCCTGCACCAGCAGCTCGTCCTGCGTCCGCTGCCCGGCCTCGGCCGGCCGGAGACGCACATCCGCGGGCTCTATCTCGCGTCCGCCTCGGCCCACCCGGGCGGCGGGGTCCACGGCGCCCCCGGCGCGAACGCCGCCCACGCCGCGCTCCGGGCCGGGACCTCCGGTCGCCTCGCGACCGCCGTCATCCGCGCCCTCGCCTCGGGCCGCGGCTGA
- a CDS encoding SRPBCC family protein: MARTSRTMTGLSPAQVFLALHDGYTYDRWVVGTRNIRSADPEWPTPGTEIHYTIGYAPLRKDDKTVACAYEPDVKLELEAHAWPAGTARICFTVEEVDGGCVVHIDEHPLRGVAATLHNPVLDLLIKIRNVETLRRLEQRIRQMVVHR; encoded by the coding sequence ATGGCACGCACCTCCCGGACGATGACCGGCCTCAGCCCCGCCCAGGTCTTCCTCGCGCTGCACGACGGCTACACCTACGACCGCTGGGTGGTCGGGACGCGGAACATCCGCTCCGCCGACCCCGAGTGGCCGACGCCGGGCACCGAGATCCACTACACGATCGGCTATGCCCCGCTGCGCAAGGACGACAAGACCGTCGCCTGCGCCTACGAGCCGGACGTCAAGCTCGAGCTCGAGGCGCACGCCTGGCCGGCGGGCACCGCGCGGATCTGCTTCACCGTCGAGGAGGTCGACGGCGGCTGCGTCGTCCACATCGACGAGCACCCGCTGCGCGGCGTCGCCGCGACCCTCCACAACCCGGTCCTCGACCTGCTGATCAAGATCCGCAACGTCGAGACCCTCCGCCGTCTCGAGCAGCGCATCCGGCAGATGGTCGTCCACCGCTAG